From the Salmo trutta chromosome 30, fSalTru1.1, whole genome shotgun sequence genome, one window contains:
- the LOC115168123 gene encoding forkhead box protein P1-B isoform X2 has translation MHESGSEQTTCTSPANQTENGDSAERDDWLSTHTPTPEGSGADSQQQNQVPVSVSMMTPPVETLQQTLQQVLNPQQIQALLQQQKALMLHQQHIQDLCKKQQDQFNAQLLQQKHDEKSEQELTAQHMVIQQQFLQVQQQHLLSLQRQGLLSVLPSMSPSTAQGLVKGCEYSTSLPSGGEYPATFQKNLLHSQQSTTNGNHKSQPLKKKDSGPVDDHTQNTHPLYGHGMCKWSGCEAVFGDFQAFLEHLNSEHTLDDKSTAQCRVQMQVVQQLELQLKKDRERLQAMMSHLKSSEQMSKPATPTVDLMPNVAFSQVTFPKVLPPMSLSQSATAPSTPLTPPPTSSIITPNTLLTVSPGRRRYSDKFSKSMNQDIVQNKEFYVSTEVRPPFTYAALIRQAIFESPYKQLTLNEIYNWFTQTFAYFRRNAATWKNAVRHNLSLHKCFVRVENVKGAVWTVDEMEFQRRRPQKPAGEGSFRRENTGHGHSSASLTPKAEWLDSSIPPFNPASIGAPSLSSLPYMFQQEEMNATLWYGNGSYSDSSEEQYPMHPLVKEELMDEEAYENVPHDCSETESSDEHSSEVDQDEDGGSPERPNLQLAHVPSQ, from the exons ATGCATGAGTCTGGGTCAGAGCAGACAACCTGCACCAGTCCAGCCAATCAGACAGAGAATGGGGACAGTGCTGAAAGGGACGATTGGCTGAGCACTCATACTCCAACTCCAGAGGGTTCCGGGGCTGACAGCCAGCAGCAAAACCAG GTTCCAGTCTCAGTGTCTATGATGACACCTCCGGTGGAGACTCTTCAGCAGACACTGCAGCAGGTCCTCAATCCACAGCAAATCCAGGCCCTGCTCCAGCAGCAAAAAGCACTCATGTTACACCAG CAACACATACAGGATCTCTGCAAGAAACAGCAGGACCAGTTCAACGCCCAGCTCCTACAGCAGAAGCATGATGAGAAGTCAGAGCAAGAG CTAACAGCTCAGCACATGGTCATCCAACAGCAGTTCTTGCAAGTCCAACAGCAGCACCTCCTCAGCCTCCAGAGACAGGGTCTCCTGTCTGTCCTGCCCTCCATGAGCCCCTCTACAGCTCAGG GTTTAGTGAAAGGGTGTGAGTATAGTActagcctgccctctggtggtgagTATCCAGCCACTTTTCAGAAGAACCTGCTCCACAGCCAGCAGTCCACCACGAATGGGAATCATAAATCACAGCCCCTAAAGAAGAAAGACAG TGGTCCTGTGGATGATCACACACAAAACACTCACCCTCTCTATGGACACGGCATGTGCAAATGGTCTGGCTGTGAGGCTGTCTTTGGAGACTTTCAGGCTTTTCTCGA ACATCTGAACAGTGAACATACACTGGATGACAAGAGTACAGCACAGTGTCGAGTGCAGATGCAGGTTGTTCAGCAGCTAGAGCTGCAG TTGAAAAAGGACAGAGAACGTCTGCAAGCCATGATGTCTCACCTCAAATCCTCTGAGCAAATGTCAAAACCAGCAACACCAACG GTGGATCTTATGCCCAACGTTGCCTTCTCCCAGGTGACATTTCCCAAGGTGCTTCCTCCCATGAGCTTGTCTCAAAGTGCCACTGCTCCTTCCACACCCCTGACACCTCCCCCGACCTCCTCTATCATCACTCCCAACACCCTGCTCACTGTGAGCCCTGGGAGGAGACGGTACTCAGACAAGTTCAGCAAGAGCATGAATCAAG ATATTGTTCAGAATAAAGAGTTCTACGTCAGTACGGAAGTTAGACCTCCATTTACATATGCAGCCCTAATAAGACAG GCAATATTTGAATCACCCTATAAGCAGCTGACACTAAATGAAATCTACAATTGGTTCACACAAACGTTTGCATATTTCAGACGCAATGCAGCAACATGGAAG AACGCAGTGAGACACAACCTCAGCCTCCACAAGTGTTTTGTGCGAGTGGAGAATGTAAAAGGAGCTGTGTGGACAGTTGATGAGATGGAGTTCCAGAGGAGAAGGCCCCAGAAGCCTGCTGGTGAAGG ATCATTCAGAAGAGAGAACACTGGCCATGGTCACAGCTCAGCTTCCCTTACTCCTAAG GCTGAATGGCTAGATAGTAGTATACCTCCATTCAACCCAGCTTCTATAGGTGCTCCCTCTCTGAGCTCTCTGCCCTATATGTTCCAGCAGGAGGAGATGAATGCAACTCTCTGGTATGGGAATGGGTCCTACAGTGACAGCAGTGAAGAGCAGTACCCTATGCACCCCCT CGTTAAAGAAGAGCTAATGGACGAGGAGGCATATGAGAATGTGCCCCATGACTGTTCTGAGACTGAGAGCTCTGATGAACACAGCTCAGAGGTGGACCAAGACGAAGACGGCGGTAGCCCAGAAAGACCCAACCTGCAGCTGGCTCATGTGCCTTCGCAATGA
- the LOC115168123 gene encoding forkhead box protein P1-B isoform X4 — translation MHESGSEQTTCTSPANQTENGDSAERDDWLSTHTPTPEGSGADSQQQNQVPVSVSMMTPPVETLQQTLQQVLNPQQIQALLQQQKALMLHQQHIQDLCKKQQDQFNAQLLQQKHDEKSEQELTAQHMVIQQQFLQVQQQHLLSLQRQGLLSVLPSMSPSTAQVKGCEYSTSLPSGGEYPATFQKNLLHSQQSTTNGNHKSQPLKKKDSGPVDDHTQNTHPLYGHGMCKWSGCEAVFGDFQAFLEHLNSEHTLDDKSTAQCRVQMQVVQQLELQLKKDRERLQAMMSHLKSSEQMSKPATPTVDLMPNVAFSQVTFPKVLPPMSLSQSATAPSTPLTPPPTSSIITPNTLLTVSPGRRRYSDKFSKSMNQDIVQNKEFYVSTEVRPPFTYAALIRQAIFESPYKQLTLNEIYNWFTQTFAYFRRNAATWKNAVRHNLSLHKCFVRVENVKGAVWTVDEMEFQRRRPQKPAGEGSFRRENTGHGHSSASLTPKAEWLDSSIPPFNPASIGAPSLSSLPYMFQQEEMNATLWYGNGSYSDSSEEQYPMHPLVKEELMDEEAYENVPHDCSETESSDEHSSEVDQDEDGGSPERPNLQLAHVPSQ, via the exons ATGCATGAGTCTGGGTCAGAGCAGACAACCTGCACCAGTCCAGCCAATCAGACAGAGAATGGGGACAGTGCTGAAAGGGACGATTGGCTGAGCACTCATACTCCAACTCCAGAGGGTTCCGGGGCTGACAGCCAGCAGCAAAACCAG GTTCCAGTCTCAGTGTCTATGATGACACCTCCGGTGGAGACTCTTCAGCAGACACTGCAGCAGGTCCTCAATCCACAGCAAATCCAGGCCCTGCTCCAGCAGCAAAAAGCACTCATGTTACACCAG CAACACATACAGGATCTCTGCAAGAAACAGCAGGACCAGTTCAACGCCCAGCTCCTACAGCAGAAGCATGATGAGAAGTCAGAGCAAGAG CTAACAGCTCAGCACATGGTCATCCAACAGCAGTTCTTGCAAGTCCAACAGCAGCACCTCCTCAGCCTCCAGAGACAGGGTCTCCTGTCTGTCCTGCCCTCCATGAGCCCCTCTACAGCTCAGG TGAAAGGGTGTGAGTATAGTActagcctgccctctggtggtgagTATCCAGCCACTTTTCAGAAGAACCTGCTCCACAGCCAGCAGTCCACCACGAATGGGAATCATAAATCACAGCCCCTAAAGAAGAAAGACAG TGGTCCTGTGGATGATCACACACAAAACACTCACCCTCTCTATGGACACGGCATGTGCAAATGGTCTGGCTGTGAGGCTGTCTTTGGAGACTTTCAGGCTTTTCTCGA ACATCTGAACAGTGAACATACACTGGATGACAAGAGTACAGCACAGTGTCGAGTGCAGATGCAGGTTGTTCAGCAGCTAGAGCTGCAG TTGAAAAAGGACAGAGAACGTCTGCAAGCCATGATGTCTCACCTCAAATCCTCTGAGCAAATGTCAAAACCAGCAACACCAACG GTGGATCTTATGCCCAACGTTGCCTTCTCCCAGGTGACATTTCCCAAGGTGCTTCCTCCCATGAGCTTGTCTCAAAGTGCCACTGCTCCTTCCACACCCCTGACACCTCCCCCGACCTCCTCTATCATCACTCCCAACACCCTGCTCACTGTGAGCCCTGGGAGGAGACGGTACTCAGACAAGTTCAGCAAGAGCATGAATCAAG ATATTGTTCAGAATAAAGAGTTCTACGTCAGTACGGAAGTTAGACCTCCATTTACATATGCAGCCCTAATAAGACAG GCAATATTTGAATCACCCTATAAGCAGCTGACACTAAATGAAATCTACAATTGGTTCACACAAACGTTTGCATATTTCAGACGCAATGCAGCAACATGGAAG AACGCAGTGAGACACAACCTCAGCCTCCACAAGTGTTTTGTGCGAGTGGAGAATGTAAAAGGAGCTGTGTGGACAGTTGATGAGATGGAGTTCCAGAGGAGAAGGCCCCAGAAGCCTGCTGGTGAAGG ATCATTCAGAAGAGAGAACACTGGCCATGGTCACAGCTCAGCTTCCCTTACTCCTAAG GCTGAATGGCTAGATAGTAGTATACCTCCATTCAACCCAGCTTCTATAGGTGCTCCCTCTCTGAGCTCTCTGCCCTATATGTTCCAGCAGGAGGAGATGAATGCAACTCTCTGGTATGGGAATGGGTCCTACAGTGACAGCAGTGAAGAGCAGTACCCTATGCACCCCCT CGTTAAAGAAGAGCTAATGGACGAGGAGGCATATGAGAATGTGCCCCATGACTGTTCTGAGACTGAGAGCTCTGATGAACACAGCTCAGAGGTGGACCAAGACGAAGACGGCGGTAGCCCAGAAAGACCCAACCTGCAGCTGGCTCATGTGCCTTCGCAATGA
- the LOC115168123 gene encoding forkhead box protein P1-B isoform X3 — MHESGSEQTTCTSPANQTENGDSAERDDWLSTHTPTPEGSGADSQQQNQVPVSVSMMTPPVETLQQTLQQVLNPQQIQALLQQQKALMLHQQHIQDLCKKQQDQFNAQLLQQKHDEKSEQEQLTAQHMVIQQQFLQVQQQHLLSLQRQGLLSVLPSMSPSTAQVKGCEYSTSLPSGGEYPATFQKNLLHSQQSTTNGNHKSQPLKKKDSGPVDDHTQNTHPLYGHGMCKWSGCEAVFGDFQAFLEHLNSEHTLDDKSTAQCRVQMQVVQQLELQLKKDRERLQAMMSHLKSSEQMSKPATPTVDLMPNVAFSQVTFPKVLPPMSLSQSATAPSTPLTPPPTSSIITPNTLLTVSPGRRRYSDKFSKSMNQDIVQNKEFYVSTEVRPPFTYAALIRQAIFESPYKQLTLNEIYNWFTQTFAYFRRNAATWKNAVRHNLSLHKCFVRVENVKGAVWTVDEMEFQRRRPQKPAGEGSFRRENTGHGHSSASLTPKAEWLDSSIPPFNPASIGAPSLSSLPYMFQQEEMNATLWYGNGSYSDSSEEQYPMHPLVKEELMDEEAYENVPHDCSETESSDEHSSEVDQDEDGGSPERPNLQLAHVPSQ; from the exons ATGCATGAGTCTGGGTCAGAGCAGACAACCTGCACCAGTCCAGCCAATCAGACAGAGAATGGGGACAGTGCTGAAAGGGACGATTGGCTGAGCACTCATACTCCAACTCCAGAGGGTTCCGGGGCTGACAGCCAGCAGCAAAACCAG GTTCCAGTCTCAGTGTCTATGATGACACCTCCGGTGGAGACTCTTCAGCAGACACTGCAGCAGGTCCTCAATCCACAGCAAATCCAGGCCCTGCTCCAGCAGCAAAAAGCACTCATGTTACACCAG CAACACATACAGGATCTCTGCAAGAAACAGCAGGACCAGTTCAACGCCCAGCTCCTACAGCAGAAGCATGATGAGAAGTCAGAGCAAGAG CAGCTAACAGCTCAGCACATGGTCATCCAACAGCAGTTCTTGCAAGTCCAACAGCAGCACCTCCTCAGCCTCCAGAGACAGGGTCTCCTGTCTGTCCTGCCCTCCATGAGCCCCTCTACAGCTCAGG TGAAAGGGTGTGAGTATAGTActagcctgccctctggtggtgagTATCCAGCCACTTTTCAGAAGAACCTGCTCCACAGCCAGCAGTCCACCACGAATGGGAATCATAAATCACAGCCCCTAAAGAAGAAAGACAG TGGTCCTGTGGATGATCACACACAAAACACTCACCCTCTCTATGGACACGGCATGTGCAAATGGTCTGGCTGTGAGGCTGTCTTTGGAGACTTTCAGGCTTTTCTCGA ACATCTGAACAGTGAACATACACTGGATGACAAGAGTACAGCACAGTGTCGAGTGCAGATGCAGGTTGTTCAGCAGCTAGAGCTGCAG TTGAAAAAGGACAGAGAACGTCTGCAAGCCATGATGTCTCACCTCAAATCCTCTGAGCAAATGTCAAAACCAGCAACACCAACG GTGGATCTTATGCCCAACGTTGCCTTCTCCCAGGTGACATTTCCCAAGGTGCTTCCTCCCATGAGCTTGTCTCAAAGTGCCACTGCTCCTTCCACACCCCTGACACCTCCCCCGACCTCCTCTATCATCACTCCCAACACCCTGCTCACTGTGAGCCCTGGGAGGAGACGGTACTCAGACAAGTTCAGCAAGAGCATGAATCAAG ATATTGTTCAGAATAAAGAGTTCTACGTCAGTACGGAAGTTAGACCTCCATTTACATATGCAGCCCTAATAAGACAG GCAATATTTGAATCACCCTATAAGCAGCTGACACTAAATGAAATCTACAATTGGTTCACACAAACGTTTGCATATTTCAGACGCAATGCAGCAACATGGAAG AACGCAGTGAGACACAACCTCAGCCTCCACAAGTGTTTTGTGCGAGTGGAGAATGTAAAAGGAGCTGTGTGGACAGTTGATGAGATGGAGTTCCAGAGGAGAAGGCCCCAGAAGCCTGCTGGTGAAGG ATCATTCAGAAGAGAGAACACTGGCCATGGTCACAGCTCAGCTTCCCTTACTCCTAAG GCTGAATGGCTAGATAGTAGTATACCTCCATTCAACCCAGCTTCTATAGGTGCTCCCTCTCTGAGCTCTCTGCCCTATATGTTCCAGCAGGAGGAGATGAATGCAACTCTCTGGTATGGGAATGGGTCCTACAGTGACAGCAGTGAAGAGCAGTACCCTATGCACCCCCT CGTTAAAGAAGAGCTAATGGACGAGGAGGCATATGAGAATGTGCCCCATGACTGTTCTGAGACTGAGAGCTCTGATGAACACAGCTCAGAGGTGGACCAAGACGAAGACGGCGGTAGCCCAGAAAGACCCAACCTGCAGCTGGCTCATGTGCCTTCGCAATGA
- the LOC115168123 gene encoding forkhead box protein P1-B isoform X1 — translation MHESGSEQTTCTSPANQTENGDSAERDDWLSTHTPTPEGSGADSQQQNQVPVSVSMMTPPVETLQQTLQQVLNPQQIQALLQQQKALMLHQQHIQDLCKKQQDQFNAQLLQQKHDEKSEQEQLTAQHMVIQQQFLQVQQQHLLSLQRQGLLSVLPSMSPSTAQGLVKGCEYSTSLPSGGEYPATFQKNLLHSQQSTTNGNHKSQPLKKKDSGPVDDHTQNTHPLYGHGMCKWSGCEAVFGDFQAFLEHLNSEHTLDDKSTAQCRVQMQVVQQLELQLKKDRERLQAMMSHLKSSEQMSKPATPTVDLMPNVAFSQVTFPKVLPPMSLSQSATAPSTPLTPPPTSSIITPNTLLTVSPGRRRYSDKFSKSMNQDIVQNKEFYVSTEVRPPFTYAALIRQAIFESPYKQLTLNEIYNWFTQTFAYFRRNAATWKNAVRHNLSLHKCFVRVENVKGAVWTVDEMEFQRRRPQKPAGEGSFRRENTGHGHSSASLTPKAEWLDSSIPPFNPASIGAPSLSSLPYMFQQEEMNATLWYGNGSYSDSSEEQYPMHPLVKEELMDEEAYENVPHDCSETESSDEHSSEVDQDEDGGSPERPNLQLAHVPSQ, via the exons ATGCATGAGTCTGGGTCAGAGCAGACAACCTGCACCAGTCCAGCCAATCAGACAGAGAATGGGGACAGTGCTGAAAGGGACGATTGGCTGAGCACTCATACTCCAACTCCAGAGGGTTCCGGGGCTGACAGCCAGCAGCAAAACCAG GTTCCAGTCTCAGTGTCTATGATGACACCTCCGGTGGAGACTCTTCAGCAGACACTGCAGCAGGTCCTCAATCCACAGCAAATCCAGGCCCTGCTCCAGCAGCAAAAAGCACTCATGTTACACCAG CAACACATACAGGATCTCTGCAAGAAACAGCAGGACCAGTTCAACGCCCAGCTCCTACAGCAGAAGCATGATGAGAAGTCAGAGCAAGAG CAGCTAACAGCTCAGCACATGGTCATCCAACAGCAGTTCTTGCAAGTCCAACAGCAGCACCTCCTCAGCCTCCAGAGACAGGGTCTCCTGTCTGTCCTGCCCTCCATGAGCCCCTCTACAGCTCAGG GTTTAGTGAAAGGGTGTGAGTATAGTActagcctgccctctggtggtgagTATCCAGCCACTTTTCAGAAGAACCTGCTCCACAGCCAGCAGTCCACCACGAATGGGAATCATAAATCACAGCCCCTAAAGAAGAAAGACAG TGGTCCTGTGGATGATCACACACAAAACACTCACCCTCTCTATGGACACGGCATGTGCAAATGGTCTGGCTGTGAGGCTGTCTTTGGAGACTTTCAGGCTTTTCTCGA ACATCTGAACAGTGAACATACACTGGATGACAAGAGTACAGCACAGTGTCGAGTGCAGATGCAGGTTGTTCAGCAGCTAGAGCTGCAG TTGAAAAAGGACAGAGAACGTCTGCAAGCCATGATGTCTCACCTCAAATCCTCTGAGCAAATGTCAAAACCAGCAACACCAACG GTGGATCTTATGCCCAACGTTGCCTTCTCCCAGGTGACATTTCCCAAGGTGCTTCCTCCCATGAGCTTGTCTCAAAGTGCCACTGCTCCTTCCACACCCCTGACACCTCCCCCGACCTCCTCTATCATCACTCCCAACACCCTGCTCACTGTGAGCCCTGGGAGGAGACGGTACTCAGACAAGTTCAGCAAGAGCATGAATCAAG ATATTGTTCAGAATAAAGAGTTCTACGTCAGTACGGAAGTTAGACCTCCATTTACATATGCAGCCCTAATAAGACAG GCAATATTTGAATCACCCTATAAGCAGCTGACACTAAATGAAATCTACAATTGGTTCACACAAACGTTTGCATATTTCAGACGCAATGCAGCAACATGGAAG AACGCAGTGAGACACAACCTCAGCCTCCACAAGTGTTTTGTGCGAGTGGAGAATGTAAAAGGAGCTGTGTGGACAGTTGATGAGATGGAGTTCCAGAGGAGAAGGCCCCAGAAGCCTGCTGGTGAAGG ATCATTCAGAAGAGAGAACACTGGCCATGGTCACAGCTCAGCTTCCCTTACTCCTAAG GCTGAATGGCTAGATAGTAGTATACCTCCATTCAACCCAGCTTCTATAGGTGCTCCCTCTCTGAGCTCTCTGCCCTATATGTTCCAGCAGGAGGAGATGAATGCAACTCTCTGGTATGGGAATGGGTCCTACAGTGACAGCAGTGAAGAGCAGTACCCTATGCACCCCCT CGTTAAAGAAGAGCTAATGGACGAGGAGGCATATGAGAATGTGCCCCATGACTGTTCTGAGACTGAGAGCTCTGATGAACACAGCTCAGAGGTGGACCAAGACGAAGACGGCGGTAGCCCAGAAAGACCCAACCTGCAGCTGGCTCATGTGCCTTCGCAATGA
- the LOC115168123 gene encoding forkhead box protein P1-B isoform X6, which produces MHESGSEQTTCTSPANQTENGDSAERDDWLSTHTPTPEGSGADSQQQNQVPVSVSMMTPPVETLQQTLQQVLNPQQIQALLQQQKALMLHQQHIQDLCKKQQDQFNAQLLQQKHDEKSEQEQLTAQHMVIQQQFLQVQQQHLLSLQRQGLLSVLPSMSPSTAQGLVKGCEYSTSLPSGGEYPATFQKNLLHSQQSTTNGNHKSQPLKKKDSGPVDDHTQNTHPLYGHGMCKWSGCEAVFGDFQAFLEHLNSEHTLDDKSTAQCRVQMQVVQQLELQLKKDRERLQAMMSHLKSSEQMSKPATPTVDLMPNVAFSQVTFPKVLPPMSLSQSATAPSTPLTPPPTSSIITPNTLLTVSPGRRRYSDKFSKSMNQDIVQNKEFYVSTEVRPPFTYAALIRQAIFESPYKQLTLNEIYNWFTQTFAYFRRNAATWKNAVRHNLSLHKCFVRVENVKGAVWTVDEMEFQRRRPQKPAGEGSFRRENTGHGHSSASLTPKEEMNATLWYGNGSYSDSSEEQYPMHPLVKEELMDEEAYENVPHDCSETESSDEHSSEVDQDEDGGSPERPNLQLAHVPSQ; this is translated from the exons ATGCATGAGTCTGGGTCAGAGCAGACAACCTGCACCAGTCCAGCCAATCAGACAGAGAATGGGGACAGTGCTGAAAGGGACGATTGGCTGAGCACTCATACTCCAACTCCAGAGGGTTCCGGGGCTGACAGCCAGCAGCAAAACCAG GTTCCAGTCTCAGTGTCTATGATGACACCTCCGGTGGAGACTCTTCAGCAGACACTGCAGCAGGTCCTCAATCCACAGCAAATCCAGGCCCTGCTCCAGCAGCAAAAAGCACTCATGTTACACCAG CAACACATACAGGATCTCTGCAAGAAACAGCAGGACCAGTTCAACGCCCAGCTCCTACAGCAGAAGCATGATGAGAAGTCAGAGCAAGAG CAGCTAACAGCTCAGCACATGGTCATCCAACAGCAGTTCTTGCAAGTCCAACAGCAGCACCTCCTCAGCCTCCAGAGACAGGGTCTCCTGTCTGTCCTGCCCTCCATGAGCCCCTCTACAGCTCAGG GTTTAGTGAAAGGGTGTGAGTATAGTActagcctgccctctggtggtgagTATCCAGCCACTTTTCAGAAGAACCTGCTCCACAGCCAGCAGTCCACCACGAATGGGAATCATAAATCACAGCCCCTAAAGAAGAAAGACAG TGGTCCTGTGGATGATCACACACAAAACACTCACCCTCTCTATGGACACGGCATGTGCAAATGGTCTGGCTGTGAGGCTGTCTTTGGAGACTTTCAGGCTTTTCTCGA ACATCTGAACAGTGAACATACACTGGATGACAAGAGTACAGCACAGTGTCGAGTGCAGATGCAGGTTGTTCAGCAGCTAGAGCTGCAG TTGAAAAAGGACAGAGAACGTCTGCAAGCCATGATGTCTCACCTCAAATCCTCTGAGCAAATGTCAAAACCAGCAACACCAACG GTGGATCTTATGCCCAACGTTGCCTTCTCCCAGGTGACATTTCCCAAGGTGCTTCCTCCCATGAGCTTGTCTCAAAGTGCCACTGCTCCTTCCACACCCCTGACACCTCCCCCGACCTCCTCTATCATCACTCCCAACACCCTGCTCACTGTGAGCCCTGGGAGGAGACGGTACTCAGACAAGTTCAGCAAGAGCATGAATCAAG ATATTGTTCAGAATAAAGAGTTCTACGTCAGTACGGAAGTTAGACCTCCATTTACATATGCAGCCCTAATAAGACAG GCAATATTTGAATCACCCTATAAGCAGCTGACACTAAATGAAATCTACAATTGGTTCACACAAACGTTTGCATATTTCAGACGCAATGCAGCAACATGGAAG AACGCAGTGAGACACAACCTCAGCCTCCACAAGTGTTTTGTGCGAGTGGAGAATGTAAAAGGAGCTGTGTGGACAGTTGATGAGATGGAGTTCCAGAGGAGAAGGCCCCAGAAGCCTGCTGGTGAAGG ATCATTCAGAAGAGAGAACACTGGCCATGGTCACAGCTCAGCTTCCCTTACTCCTAAG GAGGAGATGAATGCAACTCTCTGGTATGGGAATGGGTCCTACAGTGACAGCAGTGAAGAGCAGTACCCTATGCACCCCCT CGTTAAAGAAGAGCTAATGGACGAGGAGGCATATGAGAATGTGCCCCATGACTGTTCTGAGACTGAGAGCTCTGATGAACACAGCTCAGAGGTGGACCAAGACGAAGACGGCGGTAGCCCAGAAAGACCCAACCTGCAGCTGGCTCATGTGCCTTCGCAATGA
- the LOC115168123 gene encoding forkhead box protein P1-B isoform X5 gives MHESGSEQTTCTSPANQTENGDSAERDDWLSTHTPTPEGSGADSQQQNQVPVSVSMMTPPVETLQQTLQQVLNPQQIQALLQQQKALMLHQQHIQDLCKKQQDQFNAQLLQQKHDEKSEQEQLTAQHMVIQQQFLQVQQQHLLSLQRQGLLSVLPSMSPSTAQGLVKGCEYSTSLPSGGEYPATFQKNLLHSQQSTTNGNHKSQPLKKKDSGPVDDHTQNTHPLYGHGMCKWSGCEAVFGDFQAFLEHLNSEHTLDDKSTAQCRVQMQVVQQLELQLKKDRERLQAMMSHLKSSEQMSKPATPTVDLMPNVAFSQVTFPKVLPPMSLSQSATAPSTPLTPPPTSSIITPNTLLTVSPGRRRYSDKFSKSMNQDIVQNKEFYVSTEVRPPFTYAALIRQAIFESPYKQLTLNEIYNWFTQTFAYFRRNAATWKNAVRHNLSLHKCFVRVENVKGAVWTVDEMEFQRRRPQKPAGEGSFRRENTGHGHSSASLTPKQEEMNATLWYGNGSYSDSSEEQYPMHPLVKEELMDEEAYENVPHDCSETESSDEHSSEVDQDEDGGSPERPNLQLAHVPSQ, from the exons ATGCATGAGTCTGGGTCAGAGCAGACAACCTGCACCAGTCCAGCCAATCAGACAGAGAATGGGGACAGTGCTGAAAGGGACGATTGGCTGAGCACTCATACTCCAACTCCAGAGGGTTCCGGGGCTGACAGCCAGCAGCAAAACCAG GTTCCAGTCTCAGTGTCTATGATGACACCTCCGGTGGAGACTCTTCAGCAGACACTGCAGCAGGTCCTCAATCCACAGCAAATCCAGGCCCTGCTCCAGCAGCAAAAAGCACTCATGTTACACCAG CAACACATACAGGATCTCTGCAAGAAACAGCAGGACCAGTTCAACGCCCAGCTCCTACAGCAGAAGCATGATGAGAAGTCAGAGCAAGAG CAGCTAACAGCTCAGCACATGGTCATCCAACAGCAGTTCTTGCAAGTCCAACAGCAGCACCTCCTCAGCCTCCAGAGACAGGGTCTCCTGTCTGTCCTGCCCTCCATGAGCCCCTCTACAGCTCAGG GTTTAGTGAAAGGGTGTGAGTATAGTActagcctgccctctggtggtgagTATCCAGCCACTTTTCAGAAGAACCTGCTCCACAGCCAGCAGTCCACCACGAATGGGAATCATAAATCACAGCCCCTAAAGAAGAAAGACAG TGGTCCTGTGGATGATCACACACAAAACACTCACCCTCTCTATGGACACGGCATGTGCAAATGGTCTGGCTGTGAGGCTGTCTTTGGAGACTTTCAGGCTTTTCTCGA ACATCTGAACAGTGAACATACACTGGATGACAAGAGTACAGCACAGTGTCGAGTGCAGATGCAGGTTGTTCAGCAGCTAGAGCTGCAG TTGAAAAAGGACAGAGAACGTCTGCAAGCCATGATGTCTCACCTCAAATCCTCTGAGCAAATGTCAAAACCAGCAACACCAACG GTGGATCTTATGCCCAACGTTGCCTTCTCCCAGGTGACATTTCCCAAGGTGCTTCCTCCCATGAGCTTGTCTCAAAGTGCCACTGCTCCTTCCACACCCCTGACACCTCCCCCGACCTCCTCTATCATCACTCCCAACACCCTGCTCACTGTGAGCCCTGGGAGGAGACGGTACTCAGACAAGTTCAGCAAGAGCATGAATCAAG ATATTGTTCAGAATAAAGAGTTCTACGTCAGTACGGAAGTTAGACCTCCATTTACATATGCAGCCCTAATAAGACAG GCAATATTTGAATCACCCTATAAGCAGCTGACACTAAATGAAATCTACAATTGGTTCACACAAACGTTTGCATATTTCAGACGCAATGCAGCAACATGGAAG AACGCAGTGAGACACAACCTCAGCCTCCACAAGTGTTTTGTGCGAGTGGAGAATGTAAAAGGAGCTGTGTGGACAGTTGATGAGATGGAGTTCCAGAGGAGAAGGCCCCAGAAGCCTGCTGGTGAAGG ATCATTCAGAAGAGAGAACACTGGCCATGGTCACAGCTCAGCTTCCCTTACTCCTAAG CAGGAGGAGATGAATGCAACTCTCTGGTATGGGAATGGGTCCTACAGTGACAGCAGTGAAGAGCAGTACCCTATGCACCCCCT CGTTAAAGAAGAGCTAATGGACGAGGAGGCATATGAGAATGTGCCCCATGACTGTTCTGAGACTGAGAGCTCTGATGAACACAGCTCAGAGGTGGACCAAGACGAAGACGGCGGTAGCCCAGAAAGACCCAACCTGCAGCTGGCTCATGTGCCTTCGCAATGA